The genomic DNA CTGAATAAACTGTGACTGATGACGATGATCGTCATTAGTCACAGTTTTTTTGTGTTGAAGTTGGGATTACCAGTGATTCGCGGTGGTTTAAGTGGATTAGAACGTACGTTTGCGTTAAAATTAAAGGTAATGAACTAACGCGAAAGTGGGGGTTGCTATGCGACAAGAATCATTATTTAGTCCGGATAAGGCTAGTAGTCCGTTGGCGTACCGAGTCCGACCAGTGACGCTAGCGGGCTTTAAAGGTCAGGATCACCTACTTGGTCCGGGTAAATTATTGCGACAATTAATTGCTGAAGACCAGTTGCCATCTTTGATCTTCTGGGGACCGCCGGGTGTCGGCAAGACGACGCTAGCCGAAATTATTGCGCAACAGACGCAATCACACTTTATTACTTTCAGCGCGGTTACTAGTGGTATCAAAGAGATTCGCCAAATTATGGATGAAGCGGAGGCCAATCGTGATTTTGGCGAGAAGACGATTGTTTTTATTGACGAAATCCATCGATTCAATAAGGCCCAGCAAGATGCATTTTTGCCCTATGTTGAACGTGGGAGTATTACCTTGATCGGAGCGACCACGGAAAATCCGTCATTTGAGATTAACGCGGCGTTATTGTCGCGATGCAAGGTACTGGTACTAAAGGCATTGACGGCTGGTGATCTGGAAGCAGTCTTGCAAGGGGCGTTGCATAATCCGAATGGGTTTCCCAATCTGGAGATTACGTTGCAACCAGATACGTTACGACTAATTGCAGAATTTGCCAATGGCGATGCTCGCATGGCACTCAATACTTTGGAAATGGCGGTCTTAAATGGTGATCGAGATGGCTCCCATGTCACGGTCACCACAGCAGGTCTATCGCAGTTGATCAATACAAAGTCGTTGCGCTATGATAAGCATGGCGAGGAGCATTATAATATTATTTCTGCACTACACAAGTCGATGCGTAATAGTGACGTGGACGCGGCGATTTATTGGTTGATGCGGATGCTTGCTGGCGGCGAAGATCCCTTGTATATTGCACGACGCTTGATTCGTTTTGCCAGTGAAGATATTGGTTTGGCTGATCGGCAGGCCTTGCCATTGACGGTGGCAGTATTTCAAGCCTGTCAACTGATTGGGATGCCCGAATGTGATGTGAATTTGACGGAAGCCGTGACTTATCTAGCACTGGCCCCGAAATCAAATGCACTATACGCAGCCAAATCGGCAGCTCAGTCAGATATCAAAGCAACGGGAAATTTACCGGTACCGTTACAAATTCGTAATGCACCGACAAAATTAATGAAAGATTTAGGTTATGGTTCTGATTACCAATATGCACACGATACGGCTGATAAATTAACTACCATGACAACGATGCCACCGGAGTTAAGTCAGCATCGTTACTATGAACCAACTAGCCAGGGACAAGAGAAAGCCTGGCAACAGCGCTTAGCTACCATTCGACAGTGGCACCACCAACATCCACAAACAAAACCGACCGATGGCGAGGCTTAAAGATTGCAATTTGATGAGAATTCACTAAAATTAGATTTGGGTGAGGAACAGACACTGGTTGAGGTGTAGGAAATTCAGCGTTTTCATGTTAAAATAACATGTTGTACTAGCTTAAGGCAGATTAGTGGGGCTCAAGCACTAATCTGTACGGTTTTTAGATAAGTTGAATATTAGGAGTGACTAAAAGTAAATGAGTCGAATATTAATTATTGAGGATGAAAAAAACCTCGCACGCTTCGTTGAATTAGAATTAAAACACGAAGGCTATGATATTCAAGTCGAATATAACGGCCGCAAGGGGTTAGACGCAGCGTTAGCTGAAGATTTTGATGCCATCCTATTAGACCTAATGTTACCAGAACTAAATGGTTTGGAAGTATGTCGGCGGGTACGTGAAGTTAAGAACACGCCAATTATCATGATGACGGCCCGTGACTCTGTGATTGATCGAGTTTCCGGCCTGGATCATGGGGCAGATGATTACATTGTTAAGCCATTTGCTATTGAAGAATTACTGGCACGCTTACGAGCACTATTGCGGCGAATCGATTTGGAAAGTGAACAACAAAGCACTAAACAAACGACCGTCACTTATAAAGATTTGACGATTGAAAAGGAAAACTTAGTCGTTAAACGCGGCGACGAAGTCATCAACTTGACGAAGCGTGAATATGAACTGTTATTAACTTTAATGGAAAATATTAACGTAGTCTTAGCACGGGATGTCTTGTTAAACAAGGTTTGGGGTTATGAGTCAGAAGTTGAAACGAATGTTGTCGACGTTTATATCCGTTACTTGCGGAATAAAATTGACCGACCAGGCGAAAAGAGTTACATCCAAACTGTTCGTGGGACTGGATACGTGATTCGTTCTTAATGACTGACATCAATACTAATCAAGTGACGCCCAAACCACGGCGCCGTTGGTCATTAAAATGGAAATGGGCGCTTGGGACCGCAATCGGGTCCGCGCTCATTTTTATTTGTTTTTCATTATTGGTCTATAAGAGCTTCACGAACCTCTTATTGCGCCAAGAACAACGGAACGTGGCTAGTGCAGTTACAACGGTGCAACAGTCTTTGCGAACGGAGTCCAAGGGATTAACGATCAAATCGGTGGCGGCTAAGTTGCAACCGGAAGCGAGTGTAGAACCGGCCAATACCATGAGTGAGCGGAAGCACGGGGTTCTCCAGAGTAAAATCTTTTCAGATTCAGATTTGACCGCCCTTTCGCGAACGAACTTAGCAGTGACGGTGTATGACCCACGTGGGAATACCTTGTATCTTTCACGTAAAGACGCTCATGAATTTTCGAAAAGCCAATCGCGACAAGTGGCCATTGTTGGTCGTGGCAGTGAGGCTGAATTAGTGGGGCGGGCGCCCATCTACGCAGCTAGTAATCACCGGTTGATTGGATATGCCCAAGTTACGAATAACTTGGCAGAATATCACTCCACGACACAGAACTTAATTTGGATTTTTGTTGTCATGACGATGATTACAATCTTTGGTGCCACACTATTGGGCTATTTTCTGGCAGCGTTTCTATTACGGCCAATGCGGAAAATCAAGCAGACGATTAATGCGGTCAATGATGATCCTCAAACGGATTCGCGGGTGCCCGATCTTAAACGCAATGATGAATTGTCGGATTTGGCAGTGGTATTCAACGATATGTTGGATCAGATGCAACGCTACATCAATCAACAGCAACAATTCGTTGAGGACGTCTCCCATGAATTACGGACCCCGGTGGCCATTATTCAGGGACACATGGAGTTGTTGAATCGGTGGGGTAAGGATGATCCGCAAGTGTTATCGGAATCACTAGCGGCTAGTTTATCAGAGACTAAGCGGATGCAGAGCCTAGTTCAAGAAATGTTAGACTTATCACGAGCTGAACAATTAGAGATTAACTTCAGCCATGAGACGTCGGATGTTCAGAAATTAGTGACGCAAGCTTTTAACGACTTCAAAATGATTCATCCAGACTTTAATTTTACATTTGACGATGACGTTAAAAAGCCGGTTTATGCCCAGATTTATCGAAATCACCTTGAACAAATCCTGATTATTTTATTGGATAATGCGGTCAAGTATTCGACTCGACGCAAAGAAATCCATTTGTCATTATCCACGGATTATCGCTATATCGAAGTCGCCGTCCAAGACTTCGGTGAAGGCATTTCTAAGGATAATCTCGACCGGGTTTTCAATCGCTTCTATCGGGTTGATAAAGCGCGTAGTCGTGACAAGGGCGGTAATGGATTAGGGCTATCGATCGCCCAACGGTTAGTTGAAGGTTATCATGGCCATATTAGTGTTGAATCGGTAGTGGGCCAAGGCTCGATCTTCCGGTTCCAGTTGCCAATTTTACGTGATTCAAAGCTATTGGCTAAGGCCGAGGCTGAAACGAATGATGTTGAAAAGATTGCTAAGTCGGAACTGCCAGCTGGAATCCGACCAGCTACTCGTGATGAAGATGAAGCGCCCTTGGATGATCATGAGCACGATCACTAGGCAATCGAATCATTGATGAATTTTAAGACGCACATTCAAGTTGATGTAACTTGAATGTGCGTTTTCAGTTTGGATAATTGCGCTGTAATGAATTTTAAAGACGCGGCCTATGGGATCATATCGTGATTTTGAGGGAGGCTTGAATCAATATTGAACATCGACTAGTTCGATAAGGCACAGTAAGATGCTGATTAAACGACGAATGGATGGCGCACAAACAGGTTGAGTTTAATCCTGATTCAGATTGATCCGACTCGAAATAGGTCTAAGTTGACCTATATTTGTTGGTATGTTCATCATGAAACCATTTTCACAAGTAACCTTTTTTGGTATAGTGGAAGAGTAGTTAATTTAATCAGGGGGCGAAGTTGTTGACGAACGAACCAACTTATCGGCCAATGACGTTCAAAATTTTTTTGGAATTCATTCGGCTAAATGCCAAGGCAGCTAGTGTGGTGCCGTATTTTATTGGTGTTTTATTTTCAATCTATTATTTTCATGCGTTTAATTGGATCAATTCGTTAATTTACTTAGTTGCGCAAGTAGCGATTGCATTATTTGTGACGGGGTTTAATAATGTGCAGGATTACTACTTGGCTAAGGATTTACATTATCGGGATACTTATAACATTGTTGGCCGTGAGCACCTGTCACCACGACGATCATTGAATTTGATGCTAGCGATGTTAGCAACTGCAATTATTTTAGGATTAGTGCTAGTCGTCAGAACAAACTTATTGTTACTGTTCATGGGCGCTGCAGCGATTGGTGTGGCCATCTTCTATACCTATGGCCCGGTGCCGTTTTCGCGCTTTCCGTTGGGTGAACTACTATCGGGATGTGTCGAAGGATTTGGCGTTTTCTTTCTGAGTGTTTATATGAACGTCGCAACTCCCGTACTGGCGGGCTTCAAGTTTGCTTGGCCGCAGTTTGCG from Lactiplantibacillus paraplantarum includes the following:
- a CDS encoding UbiA family prenyltransferase; its protein translation is MLTNEPTYRPMTFKIFLEFIRLNAKAASVVPYFIGVLFSIYYFHAFNWINSLIYLVAQVAIALFVTGFNNVQDYYLAKDLHYRDTYNIVGREHLSPRRSLNLMLAMLATAIILGLVLVVRTNLLLLFMGAAAIGVAIFYTYGPVPFSRFPLGELLSGCVEGFGVFFLSVYMNVATPVLAGFKFAWPQFAIVGNLENILVMILVGLPGIFLVANIMLADNISDLKQDIRNERYTVPYYIGHRWSLRVYDTLALLGYLPVLVSVVLQILPIYQLVVLLVLPKILKNIRAFNAVQVKETTFNTAPQNLMMFQGMQLLGLILGIFF
- a CDS encoding HAMP domain-containing sensor histidine kinase — translated: MTDINTNQVTPKPRRRWSLKWKWALGTAIGSALIFICFSLLVYKSFTNLLLRQEQRNVASAVTTVQQSLRTESKGLTIKSVAAKLQPEASVEPANTMSERKHGVLQSKIFSDSDLTALSRTNLAVTVYDPRGNTLYLSRKDAHEFSKSQSRQVAIVGRGSEAELVGRAPIYAASNHRLIGYAQVTNNLAEYHSTTQNLIWIFVVMTMITIFGATLLGYFLAAFLLRPMRKIKQTINAVNDDPQTDSRVPDLKRNDELSDLAVVFNDMLDQMQRYINQQQQFVEDVSHELRTPVAIIQGHMELLNRWGKDDPQVLSESLAASLSETKRMQSLVQEMLDLSRAEQLEINFSHETSDVQKLVTQAFNDFKMIHPDFNFTFDDDVKKPVYAQIYRNHLEQILIILLDNAVKYSTRRKEIHLSLSTDYRYIEVAVQDFGEGISKDNLDRVFNRFYRVDKARSRDKGGNGLGLSIAQRLVEGYHGHISVESVVGQGSIFRFQLPILRDSKLLAKAEAETNDVEKIAKSELPAGIRPATRDEDEAPLDDHEHDH
- a CDS encoding replication-associated recombination protein A, with translation MRQESLFSPDKASSPLAYRVRPVTLAGFKGQDHLLGPGKLLRQLIAEDQLPSLIFWGPPGVGKTTLAEIIAQQTQSHFITFSAVTSGIKEIRQIMDEAEANRDFGEKTIVFIDEIHRFNKAQQDAFLPYVERGSITLIGATTENPSFEINAALLSRCKVLVLKALTAGDLEAVLQGALHNPNGFPNLEITLQPDTLRLIAEFANGDARMALNTLEMAVLNGDRDGSHVTVTTAGLSQLINTKSLRYDKHGEEHYNIISALHKSMRNSDVDAAIYWLMRMLAGGEDPLYIARRLIRFASEDIGLADRQALPLTVAVFQACQLIGMPECDVNLTEAVTYLALAPKSNALYAAKSAAQSDIKATGNLPVPLQIRNAPTKLMKDLGYGSDYQYAHDTADKLTTMTTMPPELSQHRYYEPTSQGQEKAWQQRLATIRQWHHQHPQTKPTDGEA
- a CDS encoding response regulator transcription factor, translating into MSRILIIEDEKNLARFVELELKHEGYDIQVEYNGRKGLDAALAEDFDAILLDLMLPELNGLEVCRRVREVKNTPIIMMTARDSVIDRVSGLDHGADDYIVKPFAIEELLARLRALLRRIDLESEQQSTKQTTVTYKDLTIEKENLVVKRGDEVINLTKREYELLLTLMENINVVLARDVLLNKVWGYESEVETNVVDVYIRYLRNKIDRPGEKSYIQTVRGTGYVIRS